GACTGTCCAGATTGACGGAAAGAAATGTTATTGCGGGAATTTAGGTTGCTGGGAAACAGTAGCCTCCACTGAAGCGATCGTGGCCAGAGCAAATGAAATGGGATTCTCGCTTGTAGGGGATAGCAACAACAAGAAGTACTTGAGCATTCTGAGTTCATCTGAAACAGTTTTTGAACCTCTTTTGAACCAGATTGAGAAGAGTCTCGCTGTTGGTATAGTCAACATTGTGAATTCGCTTGATCCTGAGGTTGTCATTTTGGGCGGAGTGGCTTCGATGATTCCAGAGAACTCGTTGCGCAACCTGATAGATCTGGTGAATTCGAGAGTTCTCTATGCTACTGGTCAGAACATCAGGATAATCAGAAGTGTTCTACATGAAAAGGGAATGGCTAGTTCGAAAATGATAGGAGCTGCTCTACACATTATTGATAACAAGACAGCTGATTTCGTATAGAGGGAGTAGTATTATGACCACATACTTTGGAATAGACGTAGGAACGACTTCTGTAAAGGGAATCGCAGTTGATGAAAGCGGACATATTATTGACTCTTTTGTTTATCAAATAACGATGGAGACCCCCAGACCCGGATGGGCTCAACAGAATCCCGAGGTATGGTGGAATGCTGTTTCAGTTGTTTTGAGAGCTCTCGCCAGTAAGAATGGAGCCGATCCCTCTGCAATATCTGTTAGTGGACAGATGCATTCTCTCGTTGCGCTCGATGAAAATAATGATGTCGTTTATCCCGCGATCCTGTGGTGTGATCAGAGGACGGAGCGTCAGTGTTTGCGGATAACGGAACAATTCGGAGGAGAGAAAAAGATCATAGAGAGGTTCGGGAACCCTGTATTGACTGGATTTACGCTCCCAAAAATACTGTGGCTTGCCGACAACGAACCTTCGAGCTTCAAAAGAATTAGAAGGTGGATGCTGCCGAAGGATTACATCGTAATGAAGCTGACAGGAGCGGTTGCGACTGATTTTTCGGATGCGTCGGGAACTTCAATGCTGGATATCGATGGAAAATTCGATAGGCGAATCGAGGAGATTGCAGGTATCAGCTTCTCGGCGAATCCCGCTTTGATTGCATCAGGTGAGATTGCTGGAACAATCAATCACCCTTCACTTCCTGAGCTGAAAAACGTACCGGTCGTTATCGGCGGTGCGGACAATGCTGCGTCGGCTTATGGGTGCGGGGTTGAAAATCCAGGGGATGCGATGATAAGTGTCGGAACATCGGGGACAGTTGTTGCTCTGACCAAACAAGGAATTCCAGATGCAGAAGGGGGAGTTCATCTTTTTAGGCATGTAACAGGGGATGACTTCTATCATATGGCAGTGATTCTTTCTGCCACAAATTCGCTTAATTGGTTCAAAGAGAGATTTGGCGAAAGTCTTTCCTTTGAAGCTTTGGAAAACTTGGTCAGCAGAACGTCGGAAGGTTCCAACGGAGTAATCTTCTTGCCATACCTTAACGGCGAAAGAACGCCGCACCGAGATCCGAACGCAAGAGGTACCCTCTTTGGTTTTTCCACTTTCCACAGCGTTGGAGACGTCTTCAGGAGCATTTACGAAGGTGTGGGTTTTGCACTTAGGGAGGGAGCAGAACTGATTGAGAGTCTTGGGTCTGATCTCAGCAACGTGAGGATTGTAGGAGGGGGCTCGAGAAGCGATACATGGTGTCAGATAATTGCAGACAATCTTGGTAAAACGATCTGGTTGCCTGAAGTCGACGAGGGTCCGGCATATGGATCCGCACGACTCGCCGCTGGAGCTGTAGGGGTTGATTCGTCCTCATGGATCAGAATGAAGAAGGAGTATAGGCCGAATGAGAGAGCTAAGGAAGTCTATGACGGTGTTTTCGGCATATATAAGAATTTATACCGCAGCATAAAAGATAACTATAGAGAGATAAGCAAGTTGCAGGAAAGAATAGTAGATTGAATGGAGGAAGTGGAATGGGCATTTTCGACAAGATAGAGAAGATCCAGTATAAAGGGCCTGACAATCGTGATCCCACGGCTTTCAGTTTTTACAACCCTGACGAGGTCATATTGGGGAAAACGATGAGGGAGTATTTGAGGTTTGCAATTGCCTTCTGGCACACATTCCAGGGCGATGGACTTGATATGTTTGGGAAGCCTACAATGAGAAGAAGCTGGGATTCGGTACAGGATCCGATGACTCTCGCAAAGTTCAAGATTGACGCAGTCTTCGAACTCTGCGAGAAGTTGAGTGTTGACTTCTTCTGTTTTCACGATCGGGACATAGCACCTGAAGGAGAAACGCTTAGAGAAACCAACCGCAAGCTAGATGAGATTGCTGCTCACATTGCCGATCACCTGAAGACAAGTGACGTAGGTATACTGTGGGGAACTGCAAATCTCTTTGCCAATCCGAGATTCATGCACGGGGCAGCTACTTCCTGCGATGCCGATGTTTTCGCCTATGCCGCGGCTCAGGTAAAGAAGGCAATTGAAGTTACCAAGGAGTTGGGCGGCAAGAACTACGTTTTCTGGGGAGGAAGGGAAGGTTACGAAACCTTGCTGAATACGGATATGGGCTTCGAAATGGACAATTTGGCGAGGTTCTTCCACATGGCAGTCGACTATGCCAGAGAGATCGGTTTTGCAGGTCAGTTTCTAATAGAACCTAAGCCCATGGAACCTACGAAGCATCAGTACGATTTCGATGTTGCAAATGCATTGTCTTTCTTAAGGAAATACGGTCTAGAAGGGCATTTCAAGTTCAATGTCGAGGCTAATCATGCAACTCTTGCAGGGCATACCTTTCAGCATGAACTAAGATTTGCGCGGATCAATGGTTTGCTTGGAAGCGTGGACGCCAATCAGGGAGATTTGCTACTGGGATGGGATACGGATCAATTCCCGACAGATGCCTACTCAACTACCCTCGGAATGTACGAGATAATTAAGAACGGAGGGCTGAATCCCGGCGGCCTGAACTTCGATGCTAAGGTAAGAAGAGGTTCATATGAGGAGCGCGATCTTTTTGTGGCTCACATTGCCGGTATGGATACATTTGCTCTGGGGTTGAAGGCGGCTGCGAGACTGATAGATGAAGGGACTCTGGAAAGGCTTCTCAAGGAAAGGTACAGAAGCTTTGAGTCTGGAATTGGCAAGGACATCTTGGAAGGCAGAGCCAGTTTCCGATCACTTGAAGAGCATATTATCGACAAGAAGAACCCTCTCCCAGAACCATCAAATCAGGAATACCTCGAAAGACTCCTGAACTGGGCAATAATTGCTGCCGGCAATAGAAGTTGCTGACTTTCATAATCTCAAACGAGCGGCCATAACAGACCGCTCGTTTCTTTCAAGAGTATGAGAAACTGCAAGGAAAAGTTGAATGACCTATCCTTTGTTCAAAAATCGATTGTCTTAAGATCTTTGCAGGAAAGAAGACTATGAAGCTGTCCAGAATTAGGAGTCGTCTTTTCTCGATTGATCCTTATTCGCTGCAGGCGAAATACTGTGTGCAGAACATGATGCAAGAATAACCTAACATGGCAGTCAATTTAAGCAGCTCAAGCGGGGACTTAAAATCAAGAGAAGAAGAGTGGTTCATAGTTCCGACGCTGTGCGTCCAGGTTCTTGGTTAAGAACCGCGAAATGATCAGAGAGAGCGAGCGTCAGTAGTGTTCCTCGTAATCGAGAGCGAATATCAGATCCCATTATGTCATGTTCGTTTCACCTCATGGTTTTTGACGTTGACCAAGAACAAGGAACAGATTCTCGCTCTGGAACGAAGAACTGATTTTTCGTCGATACCCCTCTCGAGAGGGAATTGAAGAGCTCTTCAAGACCTTTCAAGATCCCAGATCCTTGCTTGAGCTCTTTTCTTTCCCCCTTCTCTACTCTCTGAGCAAATGGTCTGACCAAGAACAAAGAACAGATCCTTGCTCTGGAACGAACAACATTTTTTGCCCTCGGCCAAAGGAAAACCGTTCAACCGAAAACCAGTTTCTTTTGCACTTACGAACCCGCTACCTGCCACCTCCAACCACGGTCACGGTTCAAAAGAACCAAATCTTGAGTCAAGCTCATGCTGAGGATGTGAAGACATGTGATAGCCTGAGTTGATGTCATGAACTGTATTTGAAATCCCATTCCTCGCTCTCTTAGCGGTGAAAAGAAAACCGCAAATGGCTAATCGGTATTCCGATTATCTTTCCTTGCAGTAAACCCTGTCGGCTTCTACTGAAATGCCTTCGTCCTTTCTCCTTATCGGGGTAATTCTGCAGAGAATTTACATTCGATGAATTGATTTGTCTTTTGAGAAGTGAGAAGATCTAACCAGTGTGCTTGAGGAGGTAGTTGGTTTGATTAGCGGGTTACCGTTTGATGATCTCTACAGGAAAGCAAGTGAAATTCAGGAGATTTTGGATTCGGTTGAGAAGACAATTAGAAATGTCCGGCTTGAGACAGGTCTTAGGTGTCCGCCTTCTTGTCGGGAGTGTTGCAAGACTTCGGGTGATGCGATTCAAGTTACTGTCACGGAATTTCTTCCTCTTTCTTTGAGACTCTGGACTGAAGGAAAGGCCATTCAGTTGCTTGATCGACTTGATTCAGTCTACGACAGTGATCAGTGTGTTCTCTTCGAAAGTTCCTCGGCTTTATGTGAAGAGGGGGGATGCACCGAATACTCAAGCAGACCACTCCTCTGCAGATTATTTGGTTTTTCTGGAATTGTAAACAGATCGGGACAGGTGATTCCCGTGGTTTGCAGGCACATGAAAAATCACTATCCACTATCTGTGAACAATCTTTTTGAAAAACTTTCGAACGGGTTGGAAATCCCGGTTTTCGCTGATTATTCGAGCCAGATTAGGGGAATTGACCCATATATGGGCGCAAAAGCTTTCCCAGTCAACTTAGCGTTGAGGAGGGCCCTTGAATATGTGGGGATGAGATTTGACTTCACTGGAAGAGGTTACGACAGAACTGCCTGATCTTTCAGTTAGTCACTCGATAGAAGTATCAATAATGAAATTCCGGTAGTAGAATTCTCTTAAAGAAGTCACGAGATCTGAGACCGTGATAACTTGGAGGTGTACGTATGAAAAGATTGTTTTTTATGCTGCTTATAGTTCTTTGCGCTGCAACACTTATGGCGCAGCTTGGACTTAGGACCCTTACCCCTGAACCGACCGAAACAGCAGATGCCACCGAAGCTGAAGTGGATTCTCCTGATTCAGAAGGACTTACTACTCTGACTCTACGAACGGTTGATTCTCTACTAGCAAGTTTCAGAGAGGGATGGAAAGCTCCAGAGGACAACACCTGGAAGGTCGAATTGATAGGTCCTACAGAGATAATGATACCAGGAGATTTCTCGATTTTTCAAGAGAAATCCGGCTTGAACTACGACGTTCAGGTATATGACAAAGACGGATTGCTGTTTGGTAGACTTTTTTTCTACCAGCTTGAATCCTACGAACGAGATGAGCTGATCCAGGCAGTGGTCACTTCTTTGTATGGCGAGAACGCTTCGACTGAAAATAGATACGAGGAGACTGCAGAGCTAGACAGTGGGCTCGTCGTGTATCTGGCATCTCTTAAAGTGAGATCAGAAGTAGATTACCCGTTTGTTATCGTGTATTATCCGTCCGAAGAGGTTGAAGTAACTGAGCCTGGCCCTGTTACAATGTTTGTTTTCGAACCTACAAACTATTCAGGTGCCGATCTTGAGAGAGCCAAGGAGATCATCGCTGGAATTGTGGGAAGCTTCATTGATGAGGAAGAAGAGCCTGAAGAAGTAGTTGTCGTGCTTCCACCGGAAGGAAAACAACATACCGATCCTTTCATAAGAATGGTTGATTCATTGCTCAGTGAAGACGACATAGAGCTCTCCGTCGATGATTGGATAGAGGTTAATGGAGAATATTTCGGGTTCATGATGCCCCCGGAGTTTTCCGTTGAGTTCTACTTTTCAGATACTTTTGAAGTTGCCGATCTGGGACTGCGTGGAACGATTGTAGGAAAGGTCTTTGTCGGTGAATCTCCTGAGGCATTGTATACGAACGAAGTGCTGGACGAGTTTGTCTATACGTACCTTGGTGGTTTCGGGGACTATGAGATAATCGATGAATATGCTGGCCACATAGATGGGGAATCTACCATAAGCATCTTTGCTCTAGACTTTTCAGGGCAGCTCTGTTGGCTCGCTCTCTTCTCTGAATCCACTGATGCCGATATGTTTGGTCCCGGAGAATACTTTGCACTCGTAGCTCTCGCCGATTCGGAGGACGCTTTTACCTGGGCAGAATGGTACACTGGCATCCTTGCAACATTGGACTTCTAGTTTTTCCTTCACCAAAATAGATGTTTCTCTGGGAGACGCTGAAGCAACAGAAGCGTCTCCTTGTTTCTGAAAGAAAGTTCTACTTCATTTACCCGAATGGTCCTCGGTCACTTCTTCATCAGTAGCAAATAGCCACTGCAGGAATTGAACAAAACCGCTTCCGGCTGACTTAATTGTCGTCTTCAATGCGTCAGCGGCGGTCTTGGCGTCCTCCTTGTATACGGCAATAGCTGAAGAGTTCTTTGCATTGCTCTCGAAGGACTCCAGTCTTTCCTTCAGTTCCGCGACCGTCGCTTTCTCCTCGCCAAGTTCTCTTTCCAGCCTCTGGTTCTCTTCTTGAAGGCAGGCTATCTTATCTCGAAGTTCTGCCAGTTCTTCAGTAACGTAAGTATCAGTATCCTTTAGTACAACTGCTCTATGGGCAGCTTCAACAACCGTGAAGCCTTTGGAAGTGTAGTTCGGCATTTTCTTGACAATCTCGATTACATCTTCGTTGACTTCATCAATAAGCCCTTCTTCAATCAAGACTTTCACGTAATTTCTTACTGTTTCATACTTGATTCCACTTGCCTCAGATAGTTCTTTGAAATTCACTCCAATCCCCCCAGCAAAAGCTTCTTAATCAACATATTGAGTATATCAGAAGATAGAAGGGCAGAGCTGATTTGGATAGACTTCTAATCATCGAAGGTACTTGATGGCCATCCATTTGATATCATTGATAAAGCCAATAGCAAAGCGAGGAGATAGAATGAGGAAAATAATAGTGATAATTGTTCTATTAGTGGTCTCAATAGGCACACTGATGGGAGTCTTTATGGAAGAGGAACTTACCGCCCAGCAGTTTGGCTTCTCCGGAGAGGTCAACACTGTCAAAATAGAGATTGTGAAATTGGGAGCCGAACTCATGATTTCTGATCCAGAAATACTCACCTTCAATCGGGCTGGTTTTTTGGTCTCCAGAGAAACTGACGGAGCAAGAACAAAGTATACATACGATGATCTGGAAAGGTTGATTACAAAGGAATTCGTTGATGAAGAAGGGTCTGTTTTCCAGAGAGTGGATATCTACTATGATGGAGATTTCTACGATGCGGTTGCCTATGACGAGTCAGGTATTGAACTGGAAAGAACTCGCTACTGGTATGATACCGATGAAAGAACTCTTGTTTTTTCAATTTTGACGGAGACAGGAGTTTCGACAAACACTCTCTTTTTTGATGAAAGCGGGAGAAAGCTTGAAAGCTATTCAATAGTCAGGGAGAATATTCCCGAACTCGAAACAGATGTTTACATTGTTGTTGAAAGCAAGTTTTCCTATGACTCATACGGGTCGCTTAATGGCGAGAGGATGATAGTCAGGATCAGAAAAGAAGGTCAAGAGCAGGCAACGGAATATCGTAAGAGGGTGGATATTCTATCAAGAGATGAGAAAGGCAATCCAGTCCGGGAATTTCATAGAACGGAGTTTCTCGATGGTTCAAATCCTCCCGAAGAATTCATCTACTCAAGAGAATTCTCATATTATTGATTCATCAAGCAGGGTAACAATTGTTACCGACATCGCTACGACCGTGACTGTAAGATATTCATGTCGACAAAGGAGGGATTTTCTTGTTCTGTTTTCAGTGTTCCGAAACGATGAAGGGAACAGGTTGCACGGTCAAAGGTGTTTGTGGAAAAGAGCCAGAGGTAGCGAATCTTCAGGATTTGCTTATATGGATTCTGAAGGGAATTTCGTATTGGGGAGTCAGAGCTCGAGAAATCGGAGTGACAGACGTAGAGACAGGCCTATATGTTGCGGAAGGTTTGTTTACAACGATCACTAATGTCGATTTTGATTCCGAGAGCCTCGGTGAAAAGATTGAAAGGGCGCTTGAAGCAAGGGAGAGAATCGAACGGCTTTTCAAAGAGGGCTTCAGAAGGAAGCATGGGAAGGATTTCGATGACCCGGTTCCCGAAGCCTGCACCTGGAAGCTATCCGGTGGGCTGGAAGTGTACGAAATGAAAGGTGCTGAGGTTGGAGTACTAAACACTTCAGACGAGGATATTCGGTCGTTGAGGGAGCTTCTAACATACGGGCTCAAGGGAATTGCCGCATATACCGATCACGCGTACATTCTAAAGCATTCCGACAACTCAATCCTCGACTTCCTACAGGAAGCGCTTGCAGCCTGTCTTGACGATTCGCGCACGGTTGATGATTATGTTTCTCTGGTTCTCAAAGCAGGCGAATTTGCAGTGAAGGCAATGGCTCTGTTGGATGAAGCAAATACCGGGAGTTACGGAAATCCGGAGATCAGTTCAGTTTTCACAGGCACGGTTGAAGGACCGGGAATTCTCGTCAGCGGACATGATCTTCTTGATCTCGAAGAGCTTCTGAAACAGACTGAAGGAAAGGGAATAAATATCTATACTCACGGTGAAATGCTTCCCGCAAACGCTTATCCTGGATTGAAGAAGTTCTCTCACCTGAAAGGCAATTTTGGGACCTCCTGGTATAATCAGCAAAAGGAATTCGAAGAATTCAGGGGTCCAATTCTTATGACCACTAACTGTATTCAGAAGCCGAGGGAGTCTTACAAGGAGAAGATATTTAGTACAGGTCTTGTCGGTTGGCCCGGAGTGGCTCACATACCAAACAGAGTAGATGGAAAAGAGAAGGATTTCTCCCCGATCATTGAAAAAGCTCTTGAGATAGCGGATATTGGTGCAAGACCAGGCAAGAGTATCATCATAGGTCTCGCTCATGACCAGCTTTCGAAAGTCTCTGACAAGATAATTGGTGCGGTTAAAGCCGGTGCAATAAAGAAGTTTGTGGTGATGGGCGGTTGCGATGGACACTCTAAGGAGAGACAGTATTACACAGACCTTGCTGAGAAGCTTCCGAAAGACATGATTATACTGACCGCAGGTTGCGCAAAGTACAGGTACAACATGCTGGATCTTGGCGATATTGGAGGCATCCCGAGAGTCGTAGACGCAGGCCAGTGCAACGATTCATATTCGCTGGTTGTGACCGCTCTGAAACTCAAGGAGGCTTTTGGCCTTGAAGATATCAATGATCTGCCGATCGAGTATGACATTGCCTGGTATGAGCAAAAAGCTGTAGCGGTACTTCTTGCGCTTTTATATATGGGTGTAAAAGGCATTCGCCTGGGGCCGGTGCTGCCGGCTTTCGTATCACCTAATGTCTTGAAGGTACTTGTTGACAATTTTGATATAAAGCCGATCAAGACCGTTGATGAGGATCTTTCCGCAATTATTGGTTAGGCAAAGTGTTTTTGAAGAAACTGACTACCTTCTCTGCGACTTCCAACATTGAAGGTCTTATCTCTCCTCCGTCGGGCACTAATCCGTGCCCGGCGTTTTCCACGATGATCAACTCCGCACTAGTTCCTTTCTCTATGAGCTTTTCGAACAAACGGACTGATTGATAGGGAGGTACAACGGCGTCTTTGTCTCCCTGAACTATAAGAAACGAAGGGGAATCACTTCCGACATATGAAGTAGGACTGGCCTTTTTGAGGACATCTTCTTCGATGCCGAAAATTAACTCGGCCAGCTCTTTCTCAATCCCTGTGAACAGTGCTTCCAGGTCCGTCGGGCCATACAGATCCGCAACACAGATCAGTTTCTCACTCTGATCGGAGAATTCGTCACCTGAAAACAACCCTTTGTCAGCGGTTAGGGCAGCAAGAGCTACCAGGTGCGCCCCCGCACTAGTTCCAAAAGCTCCAATTACGGCCGGGTCGATCATGAATTCAGAGGAGTGCTTTCTTACAAAACGGACAGCAGTTTTGACATCGATTATCTGGGAAGGAAACTTCCACTTTGGTGCAAGCCTGTAATCTATAGAGAAGACTACGAAGCCCGCTCTGATGAGTTCGCTAACAACAACTACTCCGGGACCGCTTCTCTTATCGCCTGTAATCCAAGCGCCACCGTGCACATACAATATGCCGGGTCTCGGAGAATCTATATCGTTGGGTATGTAAATGTCCATTGTGAGAGTCTCTTCGCCTGCCCGAGAGTAGATGACATCTTCTTCGAATCTATAGTCAATTACCGATTTACCGGAGGAATCAACTTCAAGATTCTTCAGATCGAAGTCTTCGCTGCTTCTCGAAGCCAGAAACAGCTGTTCAACCAAATCGGCAAATACCCTGATCTCCGAAAACGGTGATCCAGCAAGACCAACATAGCAGACCAGACAGAAAACTACAATTATCAGCGTCTTTCTAGTCGGACTCATTTCGTGAGAGCGTCTCCCTTCAACAATTTCTCGAATCTAAGGAAGAATGTTTATTATTCCTAGAGCAATAGCTGCCAGAGATGAAATCACTGCGACCGTCAACCAGATGTTGTTCGTCCTTCTCAGTGAAGCAACCTCTTGTGCTGTTTCTTCTCTGGACTTATTCACAAGCTCTTCAGCGATAGCGATGATCTCCTCTCTTGAAACGACTCTCGCCTCCAAGTCCTTGGAGAGTGAACTGAGATCTTCCCTGACTCTTGCAAGTTCTTCCTTAGTTCCGGACAGATCATCCTGAAGTCTCTTGATTGTCTTCAAATTGCTGTCAATTGCAGCAACTGATCCGTCGAAATTTCCTTTCATACTATCAAGGTCTACTGAAACGTCTTCAAGAGAATCTTGAAGAAGCCCGATTGATAGGCTCAGCTCTGTCAAGGCGCTCCTGAGTTCAGCAAGATCACCATGAACAGTGGTTATCTCTTCCATGAACTCGCCACGAGTTTCTTCAAAGTCTTCTATTGATACTCCTTCAGGAGGAATCGATTCTCTCAGAGTCATCAGATCCGAGTTGAATCTCACAAAGCCTCTTGAAAGACTGTCGGCAATTTCCCGCAATTCAAGTATCTCTGTCTCGACTTCTTCCATATCAATTGCTCCCGTTCCAAAAACACCGACTTCAAGGTTATCAACCTTTTCCACAAGGTTTGAAATGGTATTTTCTACTGAGGAGAACGTATCCTGAAGATTATCCATTCTGTCGGACAGATTTCTTGTCGTTGATTCGGAGGCAGTAAGTCTTGCTCTGATTTCTTCGATATCGTACAGAGAACCCTCGGCCTCCAATAGTC
The Mesotoga infera genome window above contains:
- a CDS encoding ROK family protein gives rise to the protein TVQIDGKKCYCGNLGCWETVASTEAIVARANEMGFSLVGDSNNKKYLSILSSSETVFEPLLNQIEKSLAVGIVNIVNSLDPEVVILGGVASMIPENSLRNLIDLVNSRVLYATGQNIRIIRSVLHEKGMASSKMIGAALHIIDNKTADFV
- the xylB gene encoding xylulokinase, with product MTTYFGIDVGTTSVKGIAVDESGHIIDSFVYQITMETPRPGWAQQNPEVWWNAVSVVLRALASKNGADPSAISVSGQMHSLVALDENNDVVYPAILWCDQRTERQCLRITEQFGGEKKIIERFGNPVLTGFTLPKILWLADNEPSSFKRIRRWMLPKDYIVMKLTGAVATDFSDASGTSMLDIDGKFDRRIEEIAGISFSANPALIASGEIAGTINHPSLPELKNVPVVIGGADNAASAYGCGVENPGDAMISVGTSGTVVALTKQGIPDAEGGVHLFRHVTGDDFYHMAVILSATNSLNWFKERFGESLSFEALENLVSRTSEGSNGVIFLPYLNGERTPHRDPNARGTLFGFSTFHSVGDVFRSIYEGVGFALREGAELIESLGSDLSNVRIVGGGSRSDTWCQIIADNLGKTIWLPEVDEGPAYGSARLAAGAVGVDSSSWIRMKKEYRPNERAKEVYDGVFGIYKNLYRSIKDNYREISKLQERIVD
- the xylA gene encoding xylose isomerase, whose translation is MGIFDKIEKIQYKGPDNRDPTAFSFYNPDEVILGKTMREYLRFAIAFWHTFQGDGLDMFGKPTMRRSWDSVQDPMTLAKFKIDAVFELCEKLSVDFFCFHDRDIAPEGETLRETNRKLDEIAAHIADHLKTSDVGILWGTANLFANPRFMHGAATSCDADVFAYAAAQVKKAIEVTKELGGKNYVFWGGREGYETLLNTDMGFEMDNLARFFHMAVDYAREIGFAGQFLIEPKPMEPTKHQYDFDVANALSFLRKYGLEGHFKFNVEANHATLAGHTFQHELRFARINGLLGSVDANQGDLLLGWDTDQFPTDAYSTTLGMYEIIKNGGLNPGGLNFDAKVRRGSYEERDLFVAHIAGMDTFALGLKAAARLIDEGTLERLLKERYRSFESGIGKDILEGRASFRSLEEHIIDKKNPLPEPSNQEYLERLLNWAIIAAGNRSC
- a CDS encoding YkgJ family cysteine cluster protein gives rise to the protein MSGLPFDDLYRKASEIQEILDSVEKTIRNVRLETGLRCPPSCRECCKTSGDAIQVTVTEFLPLSLRLWTEGKAIQLLDRLDSVYDSDQCVLFESSSALCEEGGCTEYSSRPLLCRLFGFSGIVNRSGQVIPVVCRHMKNHYPLSVNNLFEKLSNGLEIPVFADYSSQIRGIDPYMGAKAFPVNLALRRALEYVGMRFDFTGRGYDRTA
- a CDS encoding winged helix-turn-helix domain-containing protein; this encodes MGVNFKELSEASGIKYETVRNYVKVLIEEGLIDEVNEDVIEIVKKMPNYTSKGFTVVEAAHRAVVLKDTDTYVTEELAELRDKIACLQEENQRLERELGEEKATVAELKERLESFESNAKNSSAIAVYKEDAKTAADALKTTIKSAGSGFVQFLQWLFATDEEVTEDHSGK
- a CDS encoding hydroxylamine reductase, with amino-acid sequence MFCFQCSETMKGTGCTVKGVCGKEPEVANLQDLLIWILKGISYWGVRAREIGVTDVETGLYVAEGLFTTITNVDFDSESLGEKIERALEARERIERLFKEGFRRKHGKDFDDPVPEACTWKLSGGLEVYEMKGAEVGVLNTSDEDIRSLRELLTYGLKGIAAYTDHAYILKHSDNSILDFLQEALAACLDDSRTVDDYVSLVLKAGEFAVKAMALLDEANTGSYGNPEISSVFTGTVEGPGILVSGHDLLDLEELLKQTEGKGINIYTHGEMLPANAYPGLKKFSHLKGNFGTSWYNQQKEFEEFRGPILMTTNCIQKPRESYKEKIFSTGLVGWPGVAHIPNRVDGKEKDFSPIIEKALEIADIGARPGKSIIIGLAHDQLSKVSDKIIGAVKAGAIKKFVVMGGCDGHSKERQYYTDLAEKLPKDMIILTAGCAKYRYNMLDLGDIGGIPRVVDAGQCNDSYSLVVTALKLKEAFGLEDINDLPIEYDIAWYEQKAVAVLLALLYMGVKGIRLGPVLPAFVSPNVLKVLVDNFDIKPIKTVDEDLSAIIG
- a CDS encoding alpha/beta hydrolase, yielding MSPTRKTLIIVVFCLVCYVGLAGSPFSEIRVFADLVEQLFLASRSSEDFDLKNLEVDSSGKSVIDYRFEEDVIYSRAGEETLTMDIYIPNDIDSPRPGILYVHGGAWITGDKRSGPGVVVVSELIRAGFVVFSIDYRLAPKWKFPSQIIDVKTAVRFVRKHSSEFMIDPAVIGAFGTSAGAHLVALAALTADKGLFSGDEFSDQSEKLICVADLYGPTDLEALFTGIEKELAELIFGIEEDVLKKASPTSYVGSDSPSFLIVQGDKDAVVPPYQSVRLFEKLIEKGTSAELIIVENAGHGLVPDGGEIRPSMLEVAEKVVSFFKNTLPNQ